In a single window of the Nicotiana tomentosiformis chromosome 10, ASM39032v3, whole genome shotgun sequence genome:
- the LOC138900343 gene encoding uncharacterized protein — protein MIMRVDNEEAVFNVYRSIQLPRHYEDLAMISVVEINEAVMEPSAFKEDTLENALMLFTHLELEEEVEEIFQILDASCEYIRERSQFEPLDRPIGPPPKPLEEKILKVLREHKRSIGLTMSNIKGISPEFFMHKILMEEGHKPSVEHQRRLNPNMKEVVKKEVIKWLNTCIDYRKLNNTTRKVHFPLPFIDQMLERFEETNLELNWKKCHFMVCEGIVLGNKVSKDGLEVDKAKVEAIEKLPQPISVKGVQSFLGHAGFYRRFIKDFSKISSHLCRLLEKDVPFKFDDACLKALDQLKKKLVSVPIIVAPNSNEPFELMCDTSDGAIGAVLGQRRSKIFYSIYYEFDLEIRDRKGTENQVADHLSPLETRNHVAEGDVIKETFPDEQLMAVTAEEVPWYANFVNYLASGEMPPDLEPYAKKEVLARYEIICVG, from the exons ATGATCATGAGGGTGGACAATGaagaagcagtcttcaatgtatATCGATCCATTCAGTTGCCTCGTCATTACGAGGACCTTGCCATGATTTCTGTGGTGGAGATAAATGAAGCAGTCATGGAGCCAAGTGCGTTTAAAGAAGATACACTAGAAAATGCATTGATGTTGTTCACTCACTTGGAACTTGAAGAAGAGGTTGAGGAGATATTCCAAATTCTGGATGCATCTTGTGAATACATAAGAGAAAGATCCCAATTTGAGCCTCTGGATAGGCCAATCGGCCCGCCTCCTAAACCTTTA GAAGAAAAGATATTAAAGGTACTGAGGGAGCACAAGCGTTCCATTGGTTTGACAATGTCTAACATAAAGGGTATTAGCCCTGAATTCTTCATGCACAAAATACTCATGGAGGAGGGACACAAGCCTAGCGTGGAACATCAACGCCGCCTAAATCCAaatatgaaagaggtggtaaaaaaagaagtgattaagtggctcaAC ACATGCATAGATTATAGGAAGTTGAATAATACTACACGAAAAGTTCACTTCCCTCTCcccttcattgatcaaatgcttgaaaG GTTCGAGGAGACTAATCTGGAACTAAATTGGAAAAAGTGTCATTTTATGGTATGTGAAGGTATAGTGCTGGGGAACAAGGTGTCCAAAGATGGGCTGGAAGTTGACAAGGCTAAGGTGGAAGCAATTGAAAAGTTGCCACAACCAATTTCAGTGAAAGGAGTTCAGAGTTTTTTGggacatgcaggtttttatcgccgatttataaaggatttctcaaaaatTTCCTCTCATTTGTGCAGGTTGTTAGagaaggatgtgccattcaaGTTTGACGATGCTTGTCTGAAAGCACTCGATCAGCTGAAAAAGAAGTTAGTGAGTGTACCAATCATAGTGGCTCCTAACTCGAACGAGCCTTTCGAGCTGATGTGTGACACTAGTGATGGTGCAATTGGGGCCGTATTGGGCCAGAGGAGGAGCAaaatattttactccatttacTAT GAATTTGACTTGGAGATCCGAGATCGTaaaggaacagagaatcaagtggccgatcactTATCCCCGTTAGAAACTCGGAATCATGTAGCTGAGGGAGATGTCATCAAGGAAACCTTCCCGGATGAGCAATTGATGGCCGTTACTGCTGAGGAGGTGCCATGGTATGCAAATTTTGTAAACTATCTAGCAAGTGGAGAAATGCCACCTGACCTTGAACCTTATGCTAAAAAAGAAGTTCTTGCGAGATATGAGATCAtatgtgtgggatga